In one Bacillus mesophilus genomic region, the following are encoded:
- the racE gene encoding glutamate racemase encodes MNRPIAVIDSGVGGLTVAKEIMRQLPKERIIYLGDTARCPYGPRPLHEVKKFTWEMTNYLQSFDIKMLVIACNTATAAVLEEIQNSLSIPVIGVIYPGARSAVKVTKNKQIGVIGTIGTIQSRAYEHALLSINSQLHVKMLACPRFVPIVESGDYETEEVYDIVADELSPLIGESIDTLILGCTHYPLLSPIIQEVMGQQVQLISSGSETAREVSTILYYNRLLNHSKTPCNDHLFLTTGSKEAFQKVANQLFQQTIDKIKVISLS; translated from the coding sequence AAAGGATTATTTACTTAGGAGATACGGCAAGGTGTCCATATGGACCTAGGCCACTTCATGAAGTAAAGAAATTCACATGGGAAATGACAAATTACTTGCAAAGCTTTGATATTAAAATGCTAGTAATCGCTTGTAATACTGCCACGGCAGCTGTATTAGAAGAAATTCAAAATAGTCTGAGTATCCCTGTAATTGGGGTTATTTATCCAGGGGCAAGGTCGGCGGTTAAGGTAACAAAGAATAAGCAAATCGGTGTAATTGGTACAATAGGAACGATTCAAAGTCGTGCTTACGAACACGCTCTACTTTCCATCAACAGTCAATTACACGTAAAAATGTTAGCATGCCCTCGTTTTGTTCCAATTGTGGAATCCGGGGATTATGAAACAGAAGAGGTTTATGATATTGTGGCCGATGAGCTATCTCCTTTAATCGGTGAAAGTATTGATACTCTAATACTTGGCTGTACACATTATCCGCTTCTAAGCCCAATCATCCAAGAAGTCATGGGCCAGCAGGTTCAGCTTATTTCGTCAGGATCTGAAACGGCTAGAGAAGTGAGTACAATCCTGTATTATAATCGTTTGCTCAATCATAGTAAGACACCATGTAATGATCACTTATTTTTAACAACAGGCTCAAAGGAAGCCTTTCAAAAAGTAGCTAATCAGCTTTTTCAGCAAACTATTGATAAAATTAAAGTGATTTCATTATCATAA
- a CDS encoding CBO0543 family protein: MNKKRKSNISKSFLLISTTICLILLPFAIVKRPFKDWVIVYLVSIIGNSMADRYLVSKGYLKYKIRPFPKKLKIHLPFDYIQYPLILLYYNQWTLNSSPIGLFFKIFPFVIPQVIIETIAAKKTDLITWKRGWSWYHSFISLVIKLVLCRGIIGLIRIINRGTLSIK; the protein is encoded by the coding sequence GTGAATAAGAAAAGAAAATCCAATATTTCAAAAAGCTTTCTATTAATTTCCACTACAATCTGTCTAATTTTATTACCGTTTGCAATTGTAAAACGTCCTTTTAAGGATTGGGTAATTGTTTACTTGGTAAGTATTATTGGTAATTCTATGGCTGATCGATATCTAGTGTCAAAAGGTTATTTAAAATATAAGATAAGACCTTTTCCAAAAAAGTTAAAAATCCATTTACCATTTGATTACATTCAGTATCCTTTAATTCTGCTTTATTATAATCAATGGACTTTAAATAGCAGTCCAATTGGTTTGTTTTTCAAGATTTTTCCTTTTGTTATTCCTCAAGTCATTATAGAAACCATAGCCGCCAAAAAGACTGACCTCATTACATGGAAGCGTGGTTGGTCATGGTATCACTCGTTTATTAGTTTGGTCATTAAATTAGTACTCTGTAGGGGTATCATCGGTTTGATTAGAATAATTAATAGAGGAACACTTTCTATAAAATAG